One genomic segment of Mycolicibacterium chubuense NBB4 includes these proteins:
- a CDS encoding alpha/beta fold hydrolase — protein sequence MTERKPNLRPVRELTPTLEYRTIHGYRRAYRVAGSGPAILLIHGIGDNSTTWSTVQTTLAQRFTVIAPDLLGHGRSDKPRADYSVAAYANGMRDLLSVLGIDTVTVVGHSLGGGVAMQFAYQFPQLVERLILVGAGGVTKDVNIALRVASLPMGSEALALLRLPLVLPALQALGRLGGSLFGSTGMGRDIPDVLRILADLPEPTASSAFARTLRAVVDWRGQVVTMLDRCYLTQSVPVQLIWGSGDSVIPISHARMAHAAMPGSRLEVFDGSGHFPFHDDPDRFVEVVEKFIDSTEPAVYDQDYLRGLLRAGIREGAISGPVDTRVAVLDAMGADERSAT from the coding sequence ATGACCGAACGCAAGCCGAACCTGCGCCCCGTGCGGGAACTCACCCCGACGCTGGAGTACCGCACCATCCACGGATATCGCCGGGCGTACCGGGTGGCGGGCTCGGGACCGGCGATCCTGCTGATCCACGGGATCGGCGACAACTCCACGACGTGGAGCACCGTGCAGACCACGCTGGCGCAGCGCTTCACCGTGATCGCGCCCGATCTGCTGGGTCACGGCAGGTCCGACAAGCCCCGCGCGGACTACTCCGTCGCCGCCTACGCGAACGGCATGCGCGATCTGCTCAGCGTTCTGGGCATCGACACGGTCACCGTGGTCGGCCACTCCCTCGGCGGCGGGGTGGCGATGCAATTCGCCTACCAGTTCCCCCAACTCGTCGAGCGACTGATCCTGGTCGGCGCCGGCGGAGTGACCAAGGACGTCAACATCGCGCTGCGGGTGGCGTCCCTGCCGATGGGCAGTGAGGCACTGGCGCTGCTGCGTCTGCCGCTGGTACTGCCGGCACTGCAGGCCCTCGGCAGGCTCGGCGGGTCGCTGTTCGGTTCCACCGGCATGGGCCGTGACATTCCCGACGTGCTGCGCATTCTCGCCGACCTGCCGGAGCCCACCGCATCCTCGGCCTTCGCCCGGACGCTTCGAGCCGTGGTGGATTGGCGCGGTCAGGTCGTCACGATGCTCGATCGCTGTTATCTGACGCAATCCGTCCCGGTCCAATTGATCTGGGGTAGCGGCGATTCGGTGATCCCGATCAGCCACGCCCGGATGGCCCACGCCGCGATGCCGGGTTCGCGATTGGAGGTCTTCGACGGTTCGGGCCATTTCCCGTTCCACGACGACCCGGACCGCTTCGTCGAGGTGGTGGAGAAGTTCATCGATTCGACCGAACCCGCTGTCTACGACCAGGACTACCTTCGCGGACTGCTGCGCGCGGGCATCCGCGAAGGTGCCATCTCGGGACCCGTGGACACGCGCGTCGCGGTGCTCGACGCGATGGGCGCCGACGAACGCAGCGCCACCTGA
- a CDS encoding acyl-CoA dehydrogenase family protein has translation MGSEAKSVIAYQRTLFEPEHEMFRESFRTFLDRHVAPHHEQWEKDKLVDRDIWLEAGKQGFLGMAVPEEFGGGGVDDFRYNTIITEEITAGRYSGLGFSLHNDVVAPYLIRLATEEQKQRWLPKFCSGELISAIAMTEPGTGSDLQGIKTRAVKDGDHYVLNGAKTFITNGIHSDLVIVVAQTDPDKGALGFSLLVVERGMEGFERGRKLDKVGLDAQDTAELSFTDVKVPAENLLGEEGQGFIYLMQNLPQERISIAIMAAAAMEAVLAETLDYAKERKAFGKPIGSQQNSRFLLAELSTEATVVRMMVDEFIKLHLDEKLTVEQAAMAKWYSTEKQVHLIDRCLQLHGGYGYMREYTVARAYLDARVQTIYGGTTEIMKEIIGRSLGV, from the coding sequence ATGGGCTCGGAAGCCAAGTCGGTCATCGCCTACCAACGCACGCTCTTCGAACCCGAGCACGAGATGTTCCGCGAGTCCTTCCGCACCTTCCTCGACCGGCACGTCGCGCCGCACCACGAGCAGTGGGAGAAGGACAAGCTGGTCGACCGCGATATCTGGCTCGAGGCGGGCAAGCAGGGCTTCCTCGGTATGGCGGTGCCGGAGGAGTTCGGAGGCGGCGGCGTCGACGACTTCCGTTACAACACGATCATCACCGAGGAGATCACCGCCGGCCGCTACAGCGGTCTCGGGTTCAGCCTGCACAACGACGTCGTGGCGCCGTACCTGATCCGGCTCGCCACCGAGGAGCAGAAGCAGCGCTGGCTGCCGAAGTTCTGCAGCGGTGAACTGATCAGCGCGATCGCGATGACCGAGCCCGGCACCGGCAGCGACCTGCAGGGCATCAAGACCCGCGCCGTCAAGGACGGCGACCACTACGTCCTCAACGGCGCCAAGACGTTCATCACCAACGGCATCCACTCCGATCTGGTGATCGTCGTCGCGCAGACCGATCCCGACAAGGGCGCGCTGGGCTTCTCGCTGCTGGTCGTCGAGCGCGGCATGGAGGGCTTCGAGCGCGGTCGCAAGCTCGACAAGGTCGGCCTGGACGCCCAGGACACCGCGGAGCTGTCGTTCACCGATGTCAAGGTGCCGGCGGAGAACCTGCTCGGTGAGGAAGGGCAGGGCTTCATCTATCTGATGCAGAACCTGCCGCAGGAACGCATCAGCATCGCGATCATGGCGGCCGCGGCGATGGAAGCCGTGCTGGCCGAGACCCTCGACTACGCCAAAGAGCGCAAGGCGTTCGGCAAGCCGATCGGTAGCCAGCAGAACAGCCGCTTCCTGCTGGCCGAGCTGTCCACCGAGGCCACCGTGGTCCGGATGATGGTCGACGAGTTCATCAAGCTGCACCTGGACGAGAAGCTCACCGTCGAGCAGGCCGCGATGGCGAAGTGGTATTCGACCGAGAAGCAGGTGCACCTCATCGACCGCTGCCTGCAGCTGCACGGCGGCTACGGCTACATGCGGGAGTACACCGTCGCCAGGGCCTACCTCGATGCGCGCGTCCAGACGATCTACGGCGGAACCACCGAGATCATGAAGGAGATCATCGGGCGCAGCCTGGGGGTTTAG
- a CDS encoding proteasome assembly chaperone family protein, giving the protein MTDSSDPGQRYQPEQTGMYELEFPAPQLSSPDGRGPVLIHALEGFSDAGRVIRLAAQHLKNTLDTELVASFAIDELLDYRSRRPLMTFKTDHFTHYDEPQLNLYALHDSVGTPFLLLAGLEPDLRWERFVTAVRLLSERLGVRRVIGLGSIPMAVPHTRPITLTAHSNDKELIADHQPWIGEVQVPGSASNLLEFRMAQHGHEVVGFTVHVPHYLAQTDYPAAAETLLSEVARTGSLQIPTADLTRSAAEVHDKVNEQVTASPEVAQVVEALERQYDAFVAAQENRSLLARDEELPSGEELGAEFERFLAQQAGEYRKDKEDPGEAG; this is encoded by the coding sequence ATGACTGACAGTTCAGACCCCGGCCAGCGGTATCAACCGGAGCAGACCGGCATGTACGAACTCGAGTTCCCCGCGCCCCAGCTGTCCTCCCCCGACGGGCGCGGGCCAGTGCTGATCCACGCGCTCGAAGGGTTCTCCGATGCCGGCCGGGTGATCCGGCTGGCGGCCCAGCACCTCAAGAACACCCTCGACACGGAGTTGGTCGCCTCGTTCGCGATCGACGAACTGCTCGACTACCGGTCCCGGCGACCGTTGATGACGTTCAAGACCGACCACTTCACCCACTACGACGAGCCCCAGCTGAATCTCTACGCGCTGCACGACAGCGTCGGGACACCGTTTCTGCTGCTGGCCGGTTTGGAGCCGGACCTGCGCTGGGAGCGCTTCGTCACCGCGGTCCGGCTGCTGTCGGAGCGGCTCGGTGTGCGCCGCGTGATCGGGCTGGGCTCCATCCCCATGGCGGTCCCCCACACGCGACCGATCACATTGACCGCGCACTCCAACGACAAGGAGCTCATCGCCGATCACCAGCCGTGGATCGGCGAGGTTCAGGTGCCCGGAAGCGCGTCGAACCTCCTGGAGTTCCGGATGGCCCAGCACGGTCATGAAGTCGTCGGGTTCACCGTGCACGTGCCGCACTACCTGGCACAGACCGACTACCCCGCCGCCGCGGAGACGCTGCTGTCCGAGGTCGCCAGAACCGGTTCGCTGCAGATCCCGACGGCGGACCTGACCCGTTCGGCGGCCGAGGTTCACGACAAGGTCAACGAGCAGGTGACGGCGAGTCCCGAGGTCGCTCAGGTGGTGGAGGCGTTGGAGCGACAGTACGATGCTTTCGTTGCCGCTCAGGAGAACCGGTCCCTGCTGGCGCGCGATGAAGAGCTGCCCAGCGGTGAGGAACTCGGGGCCGAGTTCGAACGGTTCCTCGCCCAGCAGGCCGGCGAATACCGGAAGGACAAGGAGGATCCCGGGGAGGCCGGCTAG
- a CDS encoding LysM peptidoglycan-binding domain-containing protein has protein sequence MRYRGTGVLVSRASHRRRPITPATTVVLALIAAGITVWLGLVAQAGGVVGRQAEIPGRLAVVQVQTGESLQQVAQRVAPDAPVADVVQRIRELNELKSATLDAGQTLLAPVG, from the coding sequence ATGCGCTATCGCGGCACGGGAGTGCTGGTGTCGCGCGCCTCGCATCGCCGGCGCCCGATCACTCCCGCGACCACGGTGGTGCTGGCGCTGATCGCCGCGGGGATCACGGTGTGGCTCGGCCTGGTCGCCCAGGCCGGCGGGGTGGTCGGCCGCCAGGCCGAGATCCCCGGCCGCCTCGCGGTCGTCCAGGTGCAGACCGGCGAGTCGCTGCAACAGGTCGCCCAGCGCGTCGCGCCCGACGCTCCGGTCGCCGACGTCGTCCAGCGCATCCGCGAGCTCAACGAGCTGAAGTCGGCCACGCTGGACGCCGGTCAGACGCTCCTCGCGCCGGTCGGCTGA
- the nrdR gene encoding transcriptional regulator NrdR — protein MHCPFCRHPDSRVVDSRETDEGQAIRRRRSCPECGRRFTTVETAVLAVVKRSGVTEPFSREKVVTGVRRACQGRQVDDDALNLLAQKVEDAVRATGSPEVPSHEVGLAILGPLRDLDEVAYLRFASVYRSFSSAEDFEREIEALRAHREVTTQG, from the coding sequence ATGCACTGTCCTTTCTGCCGTCACCCGGATTCCCGGGTGGTCGACTCCCGGGAGACCGATGAGGGTCAGGCCATCCGCCGGCGCAGGTCGTGCCCCGAGTGCGGGCGGCGGTTCACCACCGTCGAGACGGCGGTGCTCGCAGTGGTCAAGCGCAGCGGTGTGACCGAGCCCTTCAGCCGGGAGAAGGTCGTCACGGGAGTGCGCCGAGCCTGCCAGGGCCGGCAGGTGGACGACGATGCGCTCAATCTGCTGGCGCAGAAGGTCGAGGACGCGGTGCGGGCGACGGGCTCGCCGGAGGTGCCCAGCCACGAGGTCGGCCTCGCGATCCTCGGTCCGCTGCGCGACCTCGACGAGGTGGCCTACCTCCGGTTCGCCTCCGTGTACCGCTCATTCTCGTCTGCCGAGGACTTCGAGCGCGAGATCGAGGCGCTGCGGGCGCATCGCGAAGTGACGACGCAAGGCTGA
- a CDS encoding PhzF family phenazine biosynthesis protein, giving the protein MAIDVTVLRVFTDREGRHGNPLGVVDSSAVSPADRQRIATQLGYSETIFVTVPEEGAHTAHARIHTPTTELPFAGHPTVGASWWLKDRGTPIKTLQVPAGVVQVGYTDELTSVSARAEWAPDFSFSELASVDELAAADPDDYTDDVEHYLWTWLDKDAGRIRSRMFAPHLGIREDEATGAAAVRITEHLSSDLTIVQGAGSVIETTWSPDGWVRVAGRVVDDGLRQID; this is encoded by the coding sequence ATGGCCATCGACGTGACAGTGTTGCGCGTTTTCACCGACCGGGAGGGCAGGCACGGCAACCCTCTGGGCGTCGTGGACTCTTCCGCCGTGAGCCCGGCGGACCGTCAGCGCATCGCCACCCAATTGGGTTACAGCGAAACGATTTTCGTCACCGTCCCAGAAGAAGGGGCGCACACCGCGCACGCCCGCATCCATACCCCCACCACCGAGCTGCCTTTCGCCGGGCACCCGACCGTGGGGGCATCCTGGTGGCTGAAGGATCGTGGCACACCGATCAAGACGCTGCAGGTTCCCGCGGGTGTCGTGCAAGTCGGCTACACCGATGAGTTGACTTCGGTGAGCGCGCGAGCGGAGTGGGCGCCGGACTTCTCGTTCTCCGAGCTGGCGTCCGTCGACGAGCTCGCGGCGGCCGACCCCGACGACTACACCGACGACGTCGAGCACTACCTGTGGACGTGGCTCGACAAGGACGCGGGCCGGATCCGGTCGCGGATGTTCGCCCCGCACCTCGGGATCCGAGAGGACGAGGCCACCGGCGCGGCGGCGGTGCGCATCACCGAACACCTCAGCAGCGACCTCACCATCGTGCAGGGTGCCGGATCGGTCATCGAGACAACGTGGAGCCCCGACGGTTGGGTTCGGGTGGCAGGACGGGTCGTCGACGACGGGCTGCGTCAGATCGACTGA
- the lexA gene encoding transcriptional repressor LexA: MSDDSSDSTAGSDHAGDSGARRERGTALTERQRTILEVIRTSVTTRGYPPSIREIGDAVGLTSTSSVAHQLRTLERKGYLRRDPNRPRAVDVRGIDDAAPAAPTTDVAGSDTLPEPTFVPVLGRIAAGGPILAEEAVEDVFPLPRELVGEGSLFLLKVVGDSMVDAAICDGDWVVVRQQNVADNGDIVAAMIDGEATVKTFKRTRGQVWLMPHNPAFDPIPGNDAAVLGKVVTVIRKI, translated from the coding sequence ATGAGCGATGACAGCAGCGACAGCACGGCCGGCTCGGACCACGCAGGCGACTCCGGCGCGCGCCGCGAGCGCGGGACCGCTCTGACCGAACGTCAGCGGACCATCCTCGAGGTCATCCGCACATCCGTGACCACCCGCGGGTATCCACCCAGCATCCGGGAGATCGGCGACGCGGTCGGGCTGACATCGACCTCGTCGGTCGCCCATCAACTGCGCACGTTGGAGCGCAAAGGCTACCTACGGCGTGACCCCAACCGGCCCCGGGCTGTCGACGTGCGCGGCATCGACGACGCCGCACCGGCCGCGCCCACCACGGACGTCGCCGGATCGGACACGCTGCCCGAACCCACGTTCGTGCCGGTGCTCGGGCGGATCGCCGCCGGTGGGCCGATCCTGGCCGAGGAAGCCGTCGAGGACGTCTTCCCGCTGCCGCGCGAACTCGTCGGAGAGGGCTCGCTGTTCCTGCTCAAAGTCGTGGGCGACTCGATGGTCGACGCGGCGATCTGCGACGGTGACTGGGTGGTGGTCAGGCAGCAGAACGTCGCCGACAACGGCGACATCGTGGCTGCGATGATCGACGGAGAGGCCACCGTCAAGACGTTCAAGCGCACGCGCGGTCAGGTCTGGCTGATGCCCCACAATCCGGCCTTCGACCCGATCCCCGGCAATGACGCAGCCGTGCTCGGCAAGGTCGTGACCGTGATTCGCAAGATCTGA